Below is a window of Enterococcus gilvus ATCC BAA-350 DNA.
TCTTCTATGATATGTTGGAGGGGCAACGTCGAGATGCTCATTTTGAACAACCTCAGACGCAAAAAGAATTAGAGGAATATAGTTATTATGTTGCAGGATCTGTTGGATTAATGTTGTTGCCCATTCTCTCTGCAAATTGGCAAAGTATTATAGAAGAAGCCAAGGATTTAGGTCGGGCAATGCAGATTACGAACATCTTGCGTGACATCGGCGAAGACTTGAATGAAGGTAGAATCTACCTTCCAAAAGAACTGATGGATCAATATGGTGTGACGGAAAAAGCGATTAGAACACATCATATGAGTCAAGCATTTATTGACTTATGGGAGTTTGAAGCGCATCGTGCAGAGGAAAGTTACAAAAAGGGATTGGAAATGATCGCTGAAATTGATGAAGAATGCAGGATTCCTCTACTGACAGCAATTTATCTTTATAGAGAGATTTTGTCTGTGATACGTGAAGGAAACTATGATGTATTTGGAAAGAGACATGTAGTCAATAAAACTAGAAAACTAGTACTATTTAAAGCAGCCAATCACGACTCAAAAAGAATAGCGCTTAAAAAAAGGTAATGTTCAAACAACACTGAATAAAAGATAGTCAAGTATGCGGAGTAAGTACTCTCTGCGTACTTTTTTTGTGATCAAAAAATCTGTGAGATTTCAAAAAAGGGTACCGCTTATATCGTGACTGAAATAAGGCTGAGAAGTATTTTTTTGGAATCACTAAAACAAAATTGATTGTAAAGCAGTAAGGATGTATTGGATAAAATCAATTAAAAAATAAATAACGATTTGCCAATAATGCGTTGTTTTAGTATGGATTCTTACATCCAATTAGTTGAATTTAAATAACATGAATGGAAATAAAAATAATTTAACCATGTATTATCTTCAATCTAAAAGGAAAAGTATTTTTAGTTTGTAAAAAAGTGATGAGCAAGATTAGCAAAAAAGGATTCTTCCTCTGGTAAGGTGATGACGTATTTAAACGAAAGGAAGGTTTTAGTATGAATTTAGAAAATGAAGTGGTCGTCATTACTGGAGCAGGTGGTGGTATTGGAATAAATGCCGCAAAAAAAGTTTCTTCTTTAGGCGCTAAAGTAGTCTTGGCTGATATCGATGAGGAGCACTTACGTAGCTTAGCTGGAGAATTGAGAGCGGAAGGAGGTGCTGTGGAATACTTTAAAGTCGATGTGACGAAAAGTGAAGATATGAAGAAATTAGTCGCTTTTACAAAGGAAAAGTATGGAAAAATTGATGTTTTCTTTAATAGTGCGGGTGTGCTAAATATAGGGTTGAATCGAGAAATGCCTAGCAAAGAATACACGCAAGTGATCGAAGTAAATGTTTTAGGTGTTTTGAATGGTTTATCAGCGGTTTTGCCTGAATTTAGAAAAGTCGATAAAGGTCATGTTGTCACCATGGTTTCAATTGGCGCACATGTAGTTGGACCAGCAATGAGCACATACGCAGCATCAAAAACAGCAGTATTAAAAATTATGGAAGGGGCTCGACAAGAAGAAGCAGATACCAAAATACGATTTACATCAATTTCTCCTGGAAACGTGGCTACTGACATGGGAAGAAAATTGGATCAAACAACGGATGAGTATCAAATTCTAACACCTGAAGCCATCACAGATGCCTTGCTTTATGCCTTGCAGCAACCAGAGCAAGTAGCTATTAATGAGATTATTTTTAGACCTACAAAAATGATGGTCTAACTATTGTTAGCATCGCAAGGAGTATAAAAAGGAGAGAAATTATTTTCTCTCCTTTTAGTTACTTTTTCAATTGTTGCGGTCGGCTATTCTATTTTTTTTATACTCATTTAGACGAGTAGAGCGAGGATTGAGACAATTGATTGAGTATCTCAATTTGTTTCAAAAATCCGAGGAATGATGGCATCAATTTTTAGTACTTCACCCTCAGTGAGGGTCTTTCCATCCTTTCGCCAAATACGAATATGTCTTTGTTCCTTTTCAAGCGCATAATTTTCAGTAGTATACTTTGCGCGAGAATTATTTAACAAGGTTGTAATAAAAAGAGCTCGCAGCTGACTTAAAGAAAGTCCATTTTCGCCTTGCATTAAAAAAGGTGATTCATAGTGATAAACTCGATAATCATTAGAAATTGTTCCTCTCATAATTTCCTCCTCCAAATACCTTCTTCCTCTATTTTAGCAATAAAAGAACTGTTAAAAATAGTCTTTTATTAATAACTTACGAATTCGTTCACAATTATACTCAATTAAGAAATGATCGTTTAAAAAATAGTGATGCTTAAGATGATTCGCCGTAGGAGCTTAAAAAAAAGGATAAAAGATAAATAAGGTTTTTGATTGAAAAATAAACACAAAAATGTTAGCGTTTACATTGAAGGGCCAATTTTAAAAGGGGGGAATTAAATGATATATCGAGCAATAGCAGCTGGTGCAGAAGTAGAAAATATTGTTTCAACCAATTCCTCGAAAAGCTTTAGTGTAGATCGCCAATTTGAAAATGGGTTTACGTTGACTAATAAGGAGCAGTTGCTCTATGTGGGGAATGATAAAAAAGGGGTCCTTCCTTTCGGGATCCATCTGAATCATTCAGATTACCAGGCAATCTGTGAGAAAAAAATACGAAATTGTCAGTTTGAAAGGCAGAAGGATCAATTATATTTAATTGATTCATTCTTTGAAGTAATGATTTCAGAAAAAATATTTTATCATGGAACACCAAAAGCAATGACTGTAAATTCAGTACAATTAAAGCAAAAAATTTTCCAATTAGAGCGAGAGGAGCTACTCCTTGGCTCTGAATTCAAAGGTGAAAGAGAAGGAACGGTTCCGGCTTTTCAAAAATTGCTTTCTTTAAGTCCAACAAACCGTGCAAAAGGGATTTTATATTATTTAGGAAGAGGAGAAGGCATTTTTCCTTCTGGCGATTGTTTCTTAATTGGCTTAATGGCGGTTGATCAAGTAGTATCAATTTTTACAAACGACTTCTATCTATTACTAAGAAGTTTTCTTGTTCAAAAAAAATGGACGACAGCGCTATCGAATACCTATCTAAATTATGCATGCAAAAGAACATTTGGCAGTTTCGTCAATTCGGCAATCGATGGATTGGTCGGTAACGATGGCAATTGGAAAGTAAAAATTGAAGAATTAAAAAATCTAGGCGAGTCCTCTGCTAGCGATATATTAGCTGGTATGGTTGCTGGAGCAAATGTGTATTTGAGCAAAGAGAGAAAGGATTTTTTCATTTAACTTTACAAATGAAAAGCCAAATCGATTTTTACTTTACAAATTGAAAGTTTTTTATCTATTTACTTTTCAAAGACCTGATCGCTTTTTAATGGCGATCAGGTCTTTTAGTGTCTTTAATTGCATGTATACGAATCAGTTCATCGATTCATTTTACTTGCTAAGGCAAAATAGAACATAAAAAAAGAATCCATTTCGGCACTTTGTTTAACAGTCGCTTAGTATGTCAACTCGAACATTAGATTATCCGACTAAGGACCTATTTCGAAAAAGTAGAAAAAAATTTATAATATAGGTAACAAGTTACGTATATTGAATGACTGGAGAAAATAAAGTGGATATCGAACAATTAATAGAAGACTTTCAAACAAGTAGAGATAAACAGCAGCGCGCTATTTTCGCTAGTCTATACATTTTAGGAAATCGGCTGCAAACCTCTTTCGATAAAATTGATCCGTCTGTGACAATGAAGCAGTTTATGGTTTTAGTTATGGTAAGGCAATCGTCTGAAAGGGCTATTGATTTAACAAGTTGCGGAAAATTGCTAGGCTGTTCAAGGCAAAATATCAAAAAATTAGCGATAGCATTAGAAGCAAAGGAATTGATCGAAATGAATCGAAGTGAAGAGGATAAGCGAAAGACGGTTCTCGTCTTAACAAAGAAAGGGGAACACTATTTTCATTCAGTTGAAACATTGCACAGCCATGCTTTGGCAACCATTTTCAATGGATATTCTGATAAGGAGCTATCGAACTTTTTTGATATTTTTATGAAATTGTACCAAGGTGTCGAGAAATTGGAAATCAATGAATAAGAAGGAGAAGATGAATAAAATGGAAAAGCTTGTTATTTATGCCACGAAAAGAGGAAGTTCTAAAAAATATGCGGAGGCATTTGCACAAAAGCATGGCTATCCGATTTATGAACAAGGGGGGGTGCCTTCAGAAGACTTCGCGGGTTCAAAAAAATTATACTATTTTGGCAGTGTATACGCTGGTAGAGTTTTTCAGTTAAACAAGTTGAAAGAAAAATGCAGAGAAGGAATGGAAATCACAGTAGTACCAGTCGGTTTATCTTCAAAAAATGACCAAGAAAAAATGGTTGAAATTCGTAAAGGAATTATTGAAATTTTTCCGGAGGCAGAGATTTTCTACATGAGAGGACGATTGTCATATAAAGAATTGAGTTTCCCCGAAAAAATACTGATAAAGATGATCAATAAAGAGAGCAAGAAAAAGGAATCGCAGAATAAATTGGATATTGAAAAAGCAATTGGACAAGTTGTAGAGGAAGACGGTGTAGACTTTATCAATTTAAACGAATTAGAAGTTATTGAGTAGGACTATCAATAACCCGTTTATGGTCGAATAGTGCCTTTCATAAGTCCAAATGAAAGGACTTGCGTATATAATTTATTTATTTGATAATATTTTGATTGCAATTTGGAATGATTTGTATTAGACTAATTCCAATCTATACGTATGCATTGAAGAGAAGAGTAATTAATCACGAAACGATTAAAGAGACCCTCGGCTGGTGAAAAGAGGGATCGTGGAAAGTTAATGAAGATGAGCTCTGAGCATTCAGTTTGTTCACGCAAATTGAACGGAAAGCGACCGTTACTTCGCCGGGTATGTAAGTACCGTTGAGGTATTATCTGAAAGGATAATACGAATAAGGGTGGTAACGCGAAAATATTCGTCCCTTTATTTATCAGTAGATTGGTAGGTAAAGGGACGGATATTTTTTTATTTGTCAAAATTTAATAGGAGTGTGTCAGTATGAAAAAAATTGGTTTCGTTGCATTGGTATTTAGTTGTTTCATTTTTTTAGCAGCTTGTAGTTCGGGTTCCGCAGAGAAAGCGGATAAAATAAAAATTGGGGCCTCCCCTACGCCTCATGCAGAAATTTTAGAACATATCAAACCCGAATTGAAAAAGAAGGGGATTGAACTAGAAATTGTAAAATTTGATGACTATGTTTTACCGAATAAAGCGTTAGAAAATGGGGATATAGATGCAAATTATTTTTCAACAGTCCCTTATTTTAATTTACAAAAAAAAGAAAACGACTATCGTTTTTCAAATATAGGAGCAATCCATTTAGAACCGATGGGGATCTATTCACACAAAATAAAGAAAATTAGCGAAATACCTTCTGGTGCGAAAGTAATCGTCTCAAACGTTCCCTCAGAATGGGGACGTGTGCTGAATATTTTTGTTGAGAATAAACTTTTAAAAATCAAGCCAGGAGTAGCCATCGATAAAGCTACTTTTGAAGACATAACAGAAAATCCAAAAAACTTAGTCTTTGATCATAGTGTCGATCCAACCTTATTAACCTCGGCTTTTGAAAACAATGAAGGAGATCTTGTCGCGATCAATTCTAATTTTGCTTATGAAAAAGGATTGAATCCAGTAAAAGATTCTTTAATGATCGAGCAAAAGAACTCGCCATATGTAAACATCGTAGCGACAAAAACGAGCAATAAAGAGAATAAAGACTTGAAAAAAGTGGTGGATGTCCTACATGAGCCGCAAGTGCAAAAGTGGATCGAGAAAAAATGGGGTGGATCGATTGTACCCGTCAGTGAATAAATGAAAGAAGAGGTGAATAAGATGGAGAGAGCAGTATTTGCAGGTGGTTGTTTCTGGTGTATGATTCAACCTTTCGATAGCCTTGCGGGCATTCAATCGGTAATCTCAGGTTATACAGGGGGAACAAAGGAAAACCCAACGTATTTAGAAGTTAAAAGTGGCGAGACAGGTCATACGGAGGCCGTGGAAATTATATATGATCCTTTAGTTATTTCATACGATGAGCTTCTAGAAATCTATTGGCAACAGACAGACCCAACGGACGCATTTGGTCAATTTGAAGATCGAGGGAGCAGTTACAGACCGGTTATTTTTTACTTTGACGAGAAGCAAAAAGAACATGCTGAAAAAAGTAAGGAAACACTGCAAAATAGCGGAAGATTTGATGAGCCGATTGTAACTAAAATCGAGAAAGCAACGGTATTCTATCCAGCAGAGGAAGAGCATCAAGACTATTATCAAAGGAATCCTGAAAACTATCAAAAAAATGCAGCCCGCAGAAAAAAATTTATCTCTGAGTTTTGGTAGAAGCGACGAGGTTCCATGAAACACGCTAACTAGGGACAACTCAAAAGAAAAACCTTTCTTTTGAGTTGTCCCTGATTAATTTTCTCCTTAAACAGAAAAATGTGACATATGTCCTAATTGTTTTTCTTTTGAGTGATTACAATAAGCATATAGGAGGTGCTTATTATGATAATCCTAGTCTTACTTTTGATTTTTATAGTTGTCGCTTTATATTTAAGAAAGCAAAATAAGAACAAATCAGAATTTATTTATTGGGAAAAAATCGATGAGTTAGAAAAGCAGAGAAAAGAAATGATTTTACAACGCGCGCGAGAAAGACAAAATTTCTAAAAAAGTCAGCCGATTTGCTTTAAAAGCAAGAAACCGGCTGATTATTTTTTACAGCGTTTCATTTTCAAAATAAGAAACTTCTGACGAGTACTGGATCAATTTTTCTTTATCAAGTAGTAAGAATGCTCGTTTTTCCTTTTTTAAAATGTTGCTCTCACACAATTTTTTTAGTAAACGTAATAGGTGGCGATAGCTGATGCCAATTGTTGCCGCAACATCAGAAAGATTGTCATAAAAATAATTTTTGTAGGCGCCTTTTAATATATAAGTACAGAGTCTTTGTTCTCCAGAGTAAAGTGCATTTGAAGAATAGTCATGTGAGGAGCTCATTAGATTGTTTGATAACCCCTTCGCCAGCTCGGTCATAAAAGTTAAATTTTTGAACATTGTATCATCGTCATCTTGAAAAGGAACGACGAGACATTCGAAAGCTGAGAGTGCAACGACAGAGGCTGTAGCATAGTTTGTCTTGGACATTAATTCGACATCTCCGATGATACCGCTTGATAGATAGTATGCTAAAACAAGACTTTTTCCTGAAGGAGAAGTTGTACAAACTTTCGCCTTTCCAGAGACAACCAGCAGGATATATTTATATTCAAATCCCTGAGAAAAAACGATATCTCCAGACTCGTAGTGACGTATTTCACATAGCGCGTGATGATCGGATAATCCATATTTTTTTAACAATTTAAAATGGTGTTCTTGTAACGGATAAGTCATATGATCTCCCTCGTTTCTCCTAATGACTGATAGGAAGCATTGGTTATTAGTCATTTTACTATTTTCGGGTTTAAGTTGTCGCGATAAACGCCTAAACAAGTTCGGTAAATGCAAACTAAGTAAGAAAGTCCCTCGTTCGACCCTCCAAATGATATTTGTGCTTTTTTAGAAATTACTATAAATAATTTGGGGTTTTTTAAAAATTCATTTGTGCAATATGTTACAATTGAAGTTGCAATACAAACGCTTTCAATAACTAGGAGGTAAAGTGAATGACAAAAACAGTAATAGTTGGTACAAACCATGCAGGGATTGCCGCAGCGAACACGTTATTAGACACATTCGATGATCAGGAAGTAGTAATGATCGATCGGAACAATAATTTGAGTTATTTGGGTTGTGGAACGGCGTTATGGGTGGGACGTCAAATAGACTCTTATGAAGGCTTATTTTATACAAAAAAAGAAGACTTTGAGAGCAAAGGTGCTAAGATCTCCATGGAAACAACCGTTGATCACATTGATTATGGGAAAAAAGAAGTTCATTGTCTGCTTAATAATGGCGAATCATTCATTGAAAGCTACGACAAGCTAATTTTAGCGACAGGGTCAGTGCCAATATCACCGAATGTTCCTGGTCGAGATTTAGAAAATATTCATTTTTTGAAACGTTTTCAAGATGGTCAAGCGGTTGATGAAATTTTAAATTCAGATAGTATCGAGAATGTTGCGGTAATCGGTGCTGGCTATATTGGTGTAGAAATTGCTGAGGCAGCAAAACGACGCGGAAAAAATGTTTTATTATTTGATGCAATGGAGCGTTCACTGCCAAGCTATTATGATAAATGGTTTACTGATGACATGGATGCTACTTTAAGCGAGCATGGAATTGAACTGCATTTCGGGGAGCTTGCGAAAGAGTATAAAGGCAATGGAAAGGTGGAATCCATTGTCACTGACAAAGGGGAGTATCCTATTGAACTTGTCATTAATGCAATCGGATTTTTGCCAAACAATGAATTGGGAAAAAGCCATCTGGACTTGTATAAAAATGGTGCCTATTTAGTTGATCGCTATCAACAAACGAGCGATCCAAATGTATATGCAGTCGGAGATTGCGCAACGATTTATTCAAATGCACTTCAAGATACAACCTACATTGCTTTAGCAACCAATGCAGTACGATCAGGTATTGTAGCAGGTTACAACATAGGTGGCGTTTCCTTAGAATCTACTGGGGTACAAGGATCTAATGGTATTTCTATTTTTGGGCTGCATATGGTATCGACAGGATTATCCGTTGAAGCAGCAGCTAAAAATGGTATTGACGTAAAATACACAGATTTTGAAGATTTACAGCGTCCTGGTTTTATGAAAAAGAATGCCAAAGTTAAAATCCGTATTGTGTATGAAGAAAGTTCTCGTCGAGTAGTCGGCGCACAATTATCTTCAACAGAAGATATTTCGGGTGTGATTCACATGTTCTCATTAGCGATTGAAGAACAAGTGACGATTGATAAATTGAAGCTATTAGATATCTTCTTCCTGCCTCATTTTAACCAACCGTATAACTATATTACTATGGCGGCCCTAGATGCAGAATAAGTAAACAAGTACAAAAAATTCCCTCAACGTTTGATAATTTTCTGACGTTGAGGGAATTGTTTTATAATAAAGAAAAATTTATTTGGTTCTTTTTAAAATGTCTAAAATTTTCTGATAGTTTTGATTTTGAAAAATTTGATAGTTGATCTTTTCATAAAGCCTTACCGCATGATGGCTCCAGGTTTGTGTACTTAAATAAAGATCCTGGTTCGGGTAGTATTCATGAAGAAGTTCAGTAACACGAATGACTAAAGCCTTGGCCAGGCCCTTTTTTTGTTCCTCAGGAATCACACCTAACCAATGCAGTCTTGGGGAACGATCTTCTGTCCACCAAGCCGTGAAGGTTGCGACCTTTTTCCCTTCAGGGTTCTCTATAAAAAGCATCCGACGGCGTAGTTCTTTTTCGTAAGGCATAAAAGAATGCTGAAAGTACTCGGCGGCTTCCTTCTCTGAATCAAATTCTAAGACGGCTGTTTCAATACGACACCAATCTCTTTCATCGCCAGGTTTATAAAAAGCGAAGCGATAACCATCAGGTAAAGTAATTTTAGGTAAGGGCGGTGCATCTGAGGGACGGAACATCGTAAAAGGAATGAATGGTACAGATTTATCCAACATAAGAAGACCTCCATTTTTTTCTCAATAAAATCGTATCATGTAGGGCATGCAAAAGCTAGTTCGTTTTTTACTTATATAGGAAACGATGTTACTGATCATTGATCATAAAACTTCTAATATAAAAAAATTGGAGCCTTTGTTTTCAATGGCTATTATATAATGAATAGAGAAATTGGATTACAGAAATATTCCAGTTTGTCAAGATTTTTTTAGTAGTGAATACCGATTCGCTGCAAGATAGTATCTATTAACAATTTAGGAAGGTCGTGTTTTTATGGCAAAGAGGGTGTTCTTCAGCTTTTCTTACGAAGAAGATTGGTCTCGAGCATTCGTTGTTAAGAATAATTGGACGCTTAAAGAAAATGACGAGTCTGGGTTTATTAACAAAGCAGAGTTTGAACGAATGAAACGGGATGGCAGTGCAAATATTGAACGATGGATTGACAAACAATTGGTGGGAACCTCTGTAACAGTGGTTTTGATTGGAAGCGAAACATTGGATTCAACGTATGTTCAATATGGAATAAAGAAAAGTTATGAGCGTGGCAATACAATCATAGCGCTCAAAATTGGAAAAGTTAAAAATTTGAATCAGCAAACATCAATCAGTCAATCAGTGGTAAAGATAGTAGGAAAAAATGAGGAAGGAAAATTATTATGGTTTGATGAGATCTTGGATGAGGAATATGATTATATCAAAAACGATGGGTATACGAACTTAGAAAAATGGATAGAGAACGTTGATAAAGTAAAAGAGGGGTAATAAAGAAACGGCATCGGACTATCCATATAATCGATGACAATAAAAGGGGATAAAGAGAGCGATGGTCTTTAAAAAAAGAAAAAGGGCGAGTGACTGGACAAAACGTTCAACACTCGCTTTTTTTAAATTCAAATTTATTGTAATTTTATAAAAATATCTCCATGATTTAATCACTAATTAACTATTTTATCGAAAAGACTTTACATAGAATTAATTCAAAATAATAATCATTCTTTCACAAAAAGAATTTTTGTTTTTTTTAGGCTAAATACTCTTGCTAAACGGATAACGTTTCGATATACTCGGTAAGGAAAAGACCCCGATTTTAAAATGGGAGGCAGGAGGTGTCCTTATGCTTAAAAATTATCAACGGTGACTATGAAATCAGTCATTACTTAGAGTTTCTAAGCAAGTAGGACAACTGATTTTCCTCCGATGGGTCAAAGTTTTAATCGAATTAAGTGACGATTAAGCACGTGGATTGAGACAGTGCAGGAGGGAACATACTTGATTTAGTATGTTTTTTTGTCGTGTGCAAAATGAGCATTTCCTACTTGTGAAAACGGTTTAAGTGAAAAAACAAACTTTTAGAGGAGCAATTAAAATGAAAAAAATGATTACAGTAATTGGCTGTTTGTTGTTAACAGCATTAGTTGTCTATTCAAAAACAGAAGTGGTTCATGCTGCGGATAAGTCGAACAAAGTTCAGCGGTTGGTCAAAAGCAAAGATATCAAAGAGGATGATTTCTTTGTCGATGCAAAATGGGCTAAAAAACAAATGAAAAATAACGAAGATACAGTGATTATCGAGGCTTCTTATGGTGAAGGTAAAGACTATAAAAAGGCTCATATTCCAGGCGCCCTCCATATCGACACAATGGAAATTGAAAGTGAAGAAACCAATTGGAATATTTTCGATGCTGAAACATGTAAAGAAGTATTTTTAAAACGCGGCGTGACAAAAACAACGCCAATAATTGTCTATTCTAGTGATATCAATGCAGCAGCACGTGTAGCCTTCGTTGCCTATTGGTTGGGTGTAGACCAAGTGAAGATTTTAGATGGCGGATTAAAGGCATGGGAAAAAGCGGACTATAAAGTAGAAAAAGGGGAAGAAGAAGGAAAAGCAGCAAAAGATTTCGGTGCGAACGTTCCAGGACGCCCTGAGTACTTAATTTCTACTTCTGCTGATTTAGTTGCTTCAAAAGAAAAGAATCCTGAGTTAGTTTTAGCAAGTATTCGTAGTTGGAAAGAGTTCACAGGCAAAACTAGCGGATATGACTATATTGAAAATGCGGGTGAACCTGAAGGCGCTGTATACGCAAAATCAAGTAAAACGAGTGCTGATGTTGCTCAATTAATGAATAACGATGGAACTGTCAAAGAACCAACAAAAATTTTTGCTGCATGGAAAAAATGGGGAATCACGCCTGATAAAGAAGTTGCTTTCTATTGTGGGACTGGTTGGCGTGCAGCAACGGCATTCTTTATTACAAAACAAGAAGGCTGGAAGGATGTACGATTATTTGACGGCGGATGGTTTGATTGGGATAAAGCACATCAAAAAGATCCAAGTAAATATCCGGTTCAAATCGGCGACCCAAGAGACAAAGATAAAGTGAAAATCTTGAAATAATGAAACTTTTTAGAATTTTTGTGCATATAATACAAAGTGGTCTGATTTATGTCATCTATCTGATGAATGATCTCTATAAAAATCATTTAGGGTTTATGCGGAATGTGTCATTTTATTCTCATAAGGTCAATAATAGTGCTGTCGGCAGTAAGTTATTTTTACTGCCGGTAGTTTTAGTCGTAATTGCACTCTTACTAACCTTAAAAAAAAGAACGATAGAGTCATTTTTACTGGTGATGATTAGCGGACTTTTCTTAGTTTGGCAGCTATTTTTTACGCTAGAAGCATCGCCAATCTACTATTTAATAAGTGCTATTTTATGTTTAGGAGTTTTATTACAACTAGCGGTAGTGTTATTAATGAGGAGCTCGTCTAATGGATTACTCAAGTAAAACAATTGAAATGGCTCAGTTAATCGCGGAAACTTGCACAAGTTGCAAACGCTGCATGAAAGACTGTCTTTTTTTACAGCAATACTGTGAGAATCCTAAAGAATTGTTTCAACGCTTTTTAGAAAAAGATTTGGCGCCAATCTTTCCTTTTTCATGTATGTTATGTGGTCGATGTACGGTAGTTTGTCCATTACAGTTAAAACTAGATGAGGCTTTTTTAGCTATCCGTCAAGATTTAGTCAAAGAAAAAAATCCTCTAAAACAGCTAAAAAGTGTAGAGATG
It encodes the following:
- a CDS encoding sulfurtransferase, whose amino-acid sequence is MKKMITVIGCLLLTALVVYSKTEVVHAADKSNKVQRLVKSKDIKEDDFFVDAKWAKKQMKNNEDTVIIEASYGEGKDYKKAHIPGALHIDTMEIESEETNWNIFDAETCKEVFLKRGVTKTTPIIVYSSDINAAARVAFVAYWLGVDQVKILDGGLKAWEKADYKVEKGEEEGKAAKDFGANVPGRPEYLISTSADLVASKEKNPELVLASIRSWKEFTGKTSGYDYIENAGEPEGAVYAKSSKTSADVAQLMNNDGTVKEPTKIFAAWKKWGITPDKEVAFYCGTGWRAATAFFITKQEGWKDVRLFDGGWFDWDKAHQKDPSKYPVQIGDPRDKDKVKILK
- a CDS encoding 4Fe-4S dicluster domain-containing protein, with the protein product MDYSSKTIEMAQLIAETCTSCKRCMKDCLFLQQYCENPKELFQRFLEKDLAPIFPFSCMLCGRCTVVCPLQLKLDEAFLAIRQDLVKEKNPLKQLKSVEMHQRLSTSKFFSAVNRGSFSDSEH